The sequence AAGGTTCCGTCCATTTATCAAACATGACTTATCGTGCGAATGTGCATCGTTATGTCCATTTATTTCTGATTGTTTCGATTCTATATAGCCCCTTAACAACTCATACTTTTTGTAGTATTCTAACCGCTCCTCCGTGCAAAATTTAACGCTCGTCATATCAATATTTAAAGACCTCTTTATCCTTCTTCCCTTTGCATCCGACATTCCCCTCCAGTTCTGAAAAGAGTCTGCAATAAATGAATAGGTAGGAATTGTTGAAATTGTTTTATCCCAATTTTGAATTTTAACTGTGTTTAACGAGATCCCAATAACGTCGCCATCGGCACCATACTTAGGCATAGAAACCCAGTCTCCTACCCTTACCATATCGTTCGAAGAAAGCTGAATGCTGGCAACCAATCCTAAAATGGTATCCTTAAATACCAACATTATAACGGCTGTAAGAGCACCTAAAGCACCCAACAACGTCATTGGATCTTTACCCAATAAGACAGACGAAATAAGGATAGCCGCAATTACAAAAACAATAATCCTCACCAATTGCACATAACTGCCAAGTGG is a genomic window of Flavobacteriales bacterium containing:
- a CDS encoding mechanosensitive ion channel, with translation MINGLINLDAWIQNFLLEKGMGIEMAHYILLSFDLLLLLVICVIANWISKRIIVKGIQSFIKKTKNDWDDIFLDQQVFQSLSALVPLIIIKYLAEPVFSNFQVLIPIVSIAVKVLIVMVIISVISKTLKAIEEVSQRIVYFKDKPLGSYVQLVRIIVFVIAAILISSVLLGKDPMTLLGALGALTAVIMLVFKDTILGLVASIQLSSNDMVRVGDWVSMPKYGADGDVIGISLNTVKIQNWDKTISTIPTYSFIADSFQNWRGMSDAKGRRIKRSLNIDMTSVKFCTEERLEYYKKYELLRGYIESKQSEINGHNDAHSHDKSCLINGRNL